One genomic region from Lepisosteus oculatus isolate fLepOcu1 chromosome 20, fLepOcu1.hap2, whole genome shotgun sequence encodes:
- the gins3 gene encoding DNA replication complex GINS protein PSF3: MATQSYTPVPPGVGMEDNFLSLDDILLSQEKLPCRTETAFPRLGFLEKSGDTGDIQEGTKMEMPLWLAKGLYDSKRRVVAVDLPKVYREGWRTVFGADPNVVDLHKMGPYYYGLGSQLLHFDSPENPDIAQTVLQTFVRRFRRIMDSSQNAYNEDTSALVEKLDCMERSLFRSGQAGLHDFQRWEKGQSSQMTASSLVQNYRKRKFAELEA; the protein is encoded by the exons ATGGCGACCCAATCTTATACGCCAGTGCCGCCCGGCGTGGGGATGGAAGATAATTTTCTTTCGCTCGACGACATTCTCCTTTCTCAAGAGAAGCTGCCGTGCCGGACTGAAACCGCCTTCCCCCGGCTGGGCTTCCTGGAGAAGTCCGGCGACACCGGGGACATCCAGGAG GGGACGAAGATGGAGATGCCCCTGTGGCTGGCCAAGGGCCTGTACGACTCCAAGCGCCGGGTGGTGGCGGTGGACCTGCCCAAGGTGTACCGTGAGGGCTGGAGGACCGTGTTCGGCGCAGACCCCAACGTGGTGGACCTGCACAAGATGGGGCCCTACTACTATGGCCTGGGCTCCCAGCTGCTGCACTTCGACAGCCCGGAGAACCCCGACATTGCTCAGACAGTGTTGCAG ACGTTCGTCAGGCGCTTCCGGCGGATCATGGACTCCTCCCAGAACGCCTACAACGAGGACACGTCCGCGCTGGTGGAGAAGCTGGACTGCATGGAGAGGAGCTTGTTCCGCTCCGGTCAGGCCGGCCTCCACGACTTCCAGCGGTGGGAGAAGGGTCAGTCCTCCCAGATGACCGCTTCCAGCCTGGTGCAGAACTACCGCAAGCGCAAGTTCGCCGAGCTGGAGGCCTGA